The following proteins come from a genomic window of Oncorhynchus clarkii lewisi isolate Uvic-CL-2024 chromosome 23, UVic_Ocla_1.0, whole genome shotgun sequence:
- the LOC139381827 gene encoding cdc42 effector protein 4-like — MPILKQLTSNQSKRRSRADLTAEMISAPLGDFRHTMHVGRGGDAFGDTSFLSTRSGEPPKEQVPEVQQSSPGPKPGLLSRTFRSSKRSQSVNRGDMYKSNSLAPPGGSPNFVKNAISLPYLNDEDVVRMGGGQQMPKSVSSSPLKKLPEVDGISKPVNGASAMAMLDLEFDERNFGELTDLPPSHHRGGGMKHAESIMSFHIDLGPSMLGDILSVMEKKGWEEDDLGYEEGKGSEGRGSPPFSPPTTEDEIEDQVDLQAPVRPPRTYPQPKVMADPLYTPRRNYHPHSHLDSCSVSSSGSAALEEKPLHYLQEGDTDSAKYSSRGAGGEDDKDFSFMDEDDDEIRV, encoded by the coding sequence ATGCCTATTCTCAAGCAGCTAACCTCGAACCAGTCCAAGCGTCGCTCCCGGGCCGACCTGACTGCGGAGATGATCAGCGCCCCTCTGGGGGACTTCAGACACACCATGCATGTGGGTCGTGGCGGGGACGCATTCGGTGACACCTCTTTCCTAAGTACCCGGTCTGGGGAGCCCCCTAAAGAACAGGTTCCAGAGGTCCAGCAGAGTTCCCCTGGACCCAAACCAGGCCTGCTGTCCCGAACCTTCAGGAGCAGCAAGCGCTCCCAGTCGGTGAACCGCGGTGACATGTACAAGAGCAACTCGTTGGCGCCCCCCGGTGGCTCGCCAAACTTTGTGAAGAACGCCATCTCCCTGCCCTACCTCAATGACGAGGACGTGGTCAGGATGGGCGGTGGTCAGCAGATGCCCAAGAGCGTCTCCTCCAGCCCTCTGAAGAAGCTGCCCGAGGTCGATGGAATCAGCAAACCAGTCAACGGTGCCTCGGCCATGGCGATGCTGGATCTGGAGTTTGACGAGCGTAACTTTGGAGAACTGACTGACCTGCCCCCATCACATCATCGGGGTGGTGGGATGAAGCACGCGGAGTCCATCATGTCATTTCACATTGACCTGGGACCCTCCATGCTGGGGGACATCCTCAGCGTCATGGAAAAGAAGGGCTGGGAGGAAGACGACCTGGGGTACGAGGAGGGGAAGGGCAGTGAGGGCCGCGGGTCACCCCCCTTTAGCCCTCCCACCACGGAGGATGAGATCGAGGACCAGGTGGATCTACAGGCTCCAGTCAGGCCCCCACGCACCTATCCTCAGCCGAAGGTCATGGCCGACCCCCTCTACACCCCTCGCAGGAACTACCACCCCcacagccacctggacagctgctCCGTGTCCTCCTCCGGCTCTGCCGCTCTTGAGGAGAAACCACTCCACTACCTGCAGGAGGGGGACACGGACAGCGCCAAGTACAGCTCTCGGGGGGCTGGAGGGGAGGACGATAAAGACTTCTCCTTCATGGACGAGGATGATGATGAGATCAGGGTGTAA